The Bacteroidota bacterium genome has a segment encoding these proteins:
- a CDS encoding M20/M25/M40 family metallo-hydrolase produces the protein MKNKNLISAIILFLFLPIYIIAQTEQVDLNIVYQIKQEGKANSKIEDLSFWMTDFLGPRLTASKAKLNANVWVKNKMIEYGFENVMIDEVRAFDRGGWDNIRTYVAMTAPYYANFSATPIAWTGSTTGEISGEAVLIDVKDEKDLEKYKGQLKGKIILMPSTETYELSFEPLATRYTESDLLKIQEESTEARRRRGNFNMEDYMKMRLLRQKISEFLISEGAAVILNGSGEFNVPRSSGANYKSGDPQPIPQVNLPIEAHGRITRLLQHKVAVKLEIDIQNEFSTSPQVTNVMGEIIGTDPKLKDEIVLIGGHFDSWHGGTGAADNASGCIVMMEAMRILKALDVKPKRTIRIALWGGEEQGLHGSRGYVEKYIRDPKSNKLKSGFEKFDVYFNMDNGTGKFRGIYLQQNEMVRPIFEAWMKPFNPMGMSIIAIGNTGGTDHQSFDPLGLPAFQFIQDEIEYDRGYHTNMDTYERLVMGDLTHNAIVVASFIYNAAMRDNQLPRKPYKAPAEGERRMF, from the coding sequence ATGAAGAATAAAAATTTAATTAGTGCTATCATTCTTTTCTTGTTTCTTCCAATCTATATTATTGCCCAAACGGAGCAAGTTGACCTGAATATCGTTTATCAAATTAAGCAAGAAGGAAAGGCGAATTCAAAAATTGAAGACCTGTCGTTTTGGATGACGGATTTTCTGGGACCTAGATTGACAGCCTCTAAAGCCAAACTCAATGCAAATGTTTGGGTTAAAAATAAAATGATCGAATATGGCTTCGAAAATGTTATGATTGATGAAGTTAGGGCTTTTGATAGAGGAGGTTGGGATAATATCAGAACATATGTTGCAATGACTGCGCCATATTATGCTAATTTTTCTGCCACTCCAATTGCATGGACCGGCAGTACAACTGGTGAAATAAGCGGAGAAGCAGTCTTAATAGATGTTAAAGATGAGAAAGATTTAGAAAAATATAAGGGACAGCTTAAGGGTAAAATAATTCTGATGCCATCAACTGAGACTTATGAATTAAGTTTTGAACCGCTTGCGACAAGGTATACTGAGTCTGATTTATTAAAGATTCAGGAGGAAAGTACAGAAGCCCGAAGGAGAAGAGGCAATTTCAATATGGAGGATTATATGAAAATGAGGCTACTCCGACAAAAAATATCTGAGTTTTTAATCAGTGAAGGAGCTGCTGTCATTTTGAATGGATCTGGTGAGTTTAATGTACCACGATCAAGTGGTGCCAATTACAAAAGTGGCGATCCACAACCAATTCCTCAAGTAAATCTACCAATTGAAGCACATGGGCGCATCACAAGGTTACTACAGCATAAAGTTGCGGTTAAACTGGAAATTGATATACAAAACGAGTTTAGTACTAGTCCGCAAGTAACCAACGTAATGGGCGAAATAATAGGAACTGATCCAAAATTAAAAGATGAAATTGTTTTAATTGGCGGGCATTTTGATTCATGGCACGGGGGAACCGGTGCTGCTGATAATGCATCTGGTTGTATCGTAATGATGGAAGCAATGCGTATTTTGAAAGCACTTGATGTAAAACCTAAACGTACCATCCGTATTGCATTATGGGGAGGAGAGGAACAAGGATTGCATGGATCAAGAGGTTATGTTGAAAAATACATACGTGATCCAAAAAGTAATAAATTGAAATCCGGTTTTGAAAAATTTGATGTTTATTTTAATATGGATAATGGTACAGGTAAGTTCAGAGGTATTTATTTACAACAAAACGAAATGGTTCGACCCATTTTTGAAGCATGGATGAAACCATTTAATCCTATGGGAATGAGCATAATTGCAATAGGAAATACAGGCGGTACCGACCATCAATCATTCGATCCTTTAGGGTTGCCTGCATTTCAGTTTATTCAAGACGAAATCGAATATGATAGGGGTTATCATACCAATATGGATACTTACGAACGATTAGTGATGGGTGATTTAACACATAATGCAATTGTAGTTGCATCATTTATATATAATGCAGCGATGAGAGATAATCAATTGCCGCGTAAGCCATATAAAGCTCCGGCTGAAGGTGAACGAAGAATGTTCTAG
- a CDS encoding DUF4249 domain-containing protein, protein MQIRKSGRNKLLIIFLIIALGLGLSCSEKYWPELNPAYENLLVIDGKITNEPGPYTINLSTSSSIEENSFNPLSNAQVVLSDDFGNSELLLETSSGKYQTAINGLQGIIGRKYKISIIANGKSYESSFEELKNPIEVEKLNAEWVKHTGASDEEDEYGYQFYLSTETASEALNYYYWELTETYQYTSYYFAHSIYWGKNLPGKNGFEFFLHPDTLFICWNSRQIDERFSYTTKNLKIPKLNRFVINFVPNSEKLNFKYALQVKQYTISENAYIFLNSLQKQNDIENSLYTTQPFQILGNVQNVDDPEEPVLGYFLTAGVNESKPLLVNRPIGFYIPSDWGECSVLTADNIFNVMQRVQALPSRYWPVILAVDPNPENTNPILVDAECVDCRVKGGVPVRPAFWDDNSLLNTPDGKIK, encoded by the coding sequence ATGCAAATTAGAAAATCAGGCAGAAACAAACTATTGATTATATTTTTAATCATTGCTTTAGGGTTGGGGCTCTCATGTAGTGAAAAATATTGGCCTGAATTGAATCCTGCTTACGAAAATCTACTGGTCATTGATGGTAAAATCACCAATGAACCAGGACCATATACCATTAATTTATCAACCAGTTCTTCGATCGAGGAAAATAGTTTCAATCCCTTATCAAATGCTCAAGTTGTGCTTAGCGATGATTTTGGCAATAGTGAATTACTTCTTGAAACAAGTTCTGGTAAATATCAGACTGCCATAAATGGGCTCCAGGGAATTATTGGGCGAAAATATAAAATTTCAATCATAGCAAACGGAAAATCCTATGAATCTTCATTTGAAGAACTTAAAAACCCGATTGAAGTTGAAAAGTTAAATGCTGAATGGGTAAAACATACAGGAGCATCAGATGAGGAAGATGAATACGGGTATCAATTTTATCTGAGCACAGAAACAGCCAGCGAAGCATTGAATTATTATTACTGGGAACTGACCGAAACGTATCAGTATACTTCCTATTATTTTGCGCACTCAATTTACTGGGGTAAAAACCTTCCGGGGAAAAATGGGTTTGAATTCTTTCTTCATCCGGATACGCTATTTATTTGCTGGAATTCAAGACAAATAGATGAACGTTTCAGTTATACCACCAAAAATCTTAAAATCCCCAAATTAAATAGGTTTGTGATCAATTTTGTTCCAAATAGTGAAAAATTAAATTTCAAATATGCATTACAGGTGAAACAATACACAATTTCTGAGAATGCATATATATTTTTAAATAGTTTACAAAAGCAAAACGATATTGAAAATTCATTATATACCACACAGCCATTTCAGATATTAGGAAATGTGCAAAATGTTGATGATCCTGAGGAACCTGTTTTAGGTTACTTTCTGACTGCAGGAGTTAATGAAAGCAAACCTCTATTGGTTAATAGACCGATAGGTTTTTATATTCCGTCCGACTGGGGCGAATGCAGCGTACTTACAGCTGATAATATTTTTAACGTAATGCAGAGAGTACAAGCATTGCCTTCGCGATACTGGCCAGTTATACTTGCTGTTGATCCAAATCCTGAAAACACAAATCCCATTCTTGTTGATGCGGAATGCGTTGATTGTCGAGTAAAAGGAGGAGTTCCGGTTAGACCAGCTTTTTGGGATGACAATTCATTGTTAAATACTCCGGATGGAAAAATTAAATAA
- a CDS encoding acetylpolyamine amidohydrolase has product MFKIRKITDAYLPSNAASIEQVFSILRMHFPSVKEGKVNEILEQMKDPLKFKFASILFVAEDGRSNVKGFAIMFFMPDKNFCFLDYIAVKPGKTSSGVGGAIYERLREEAQMLKSIGIFMECLPDDEKLCKDKSFIKQNKGRLAFYERYGARPIIGTKYETLVDTETDDCPPYLVYDDLGNDIRISSVQMKKIIRAILERKYPDYCPEDYIKMVLSSVKDDPVKLRDFKYIIKERPYEKKHAVKDEIALIINDKHDIHHIKEVGYIESPIRIRSILKEIEKLNVFKTKPTRGFPDKHITDVHDAKYFNYIKTVCDKLPEGKSIYPYVFPVRNATRPPHDYSVLAGYYCMDTFTPINKNAYLAARSGVNCALTGAELLLEGYHTVYALIRPPGHHAERSVFGGFCYFNNASIAANFLSKYGKVAILDIDYHHGNGHQQIFYDRKDVLTISIHGNPSFAYPYFTGFADEKGEGIGEGFNINHPLKELLSGEEYLHHLKKAIKEIISFIPAYLIVSLGFDPAKGDPTGTWSLTATDFKNNGTELGKLPFPMLFAQEGGYKNRSLGINARNFFEGYLSTRINNGK; this is encoded by the coding sequence ATGTTTAAAATCAGGAAGATTACAGACGCTTATCTTCCATCAAATGCTGCTTCAATTGAACAGGTATTCAGCATCTTGAGAATGCATTTCCCTTCGGTAAAGGAAGGAAAAGTAAATGAAATTCTCGAACAGATGAAAGACCCCTTAAAATTTAAGTTTGCATCTATTTTATTCGTTGCCGAAGATGGCAGGTCAAATGTTAAAGGATTTGCCATCATGTTTTTTATGCCCGATAAAAATTTTTGTTTCCTGGACTACATTGCAGTTAAACCAGGTAAGACTTCATCGGGGGTTGGCGGTGCAATTTACGAAAGGTTAAGAGAAGAGGCACAAATGCTGAAATCTATCGGAATCTTTATGGAATGCTTACCGGATGATGAAAAACTTTGTAAGGATAAGAGTTTCATAAAACAAAATAAAGGTAGGCTGGCATTCTATGAAAGATATGGAGCCAGACCGATAATAGGTACAAAATATGAAACCTTAGTCGATACAGAAACTGACGATTGCCCACCATATCTAGTTTATGATGATTTGGGTAATGATATCCGGATTTCATCTGTTCAGATGAAAAAAATAATCCGAGCTATATTAGAGCGGAAATATCCTGATTATTGTCCCGAAGATTATATTAAAATGGTATTGTCTTCGGTAAAGGACGATCCCGTTAAACTAAGGGATTTTAAATATATCATTAAGGAACGCCCTTATGAAAAAAAACACGCCGTAAAAGATGAGATCGCACTGATCATTAACGACAAACATGATATTCACCATATTAAAGAGGTGGGCTATATTGAATCACCCATACGGATACGAAGTATTTTAAAGGAAATTGAAAAATTAAATGTATTTAAAACAAAACCAACAAGAGGATTTCCTGATAAACATATTACGGATGTGCACGACGCCAAATATTTTAATTATATAAAAACAGTTTGCGACAAATTGCCTGAAGGGAAATCTATTTATCCTTATGTTTTCCCTGTTCGTAATGCAACACGACCACCACATGATTATTCGGTACTTGCAGGTTATTATTGTATGGATACTTTTACACCAATTAATAAAAATGCATATTTAGCAGCCCGTTCGGGAGTGAACTGTGCTTTGACCGGAGCTGAATTATTATTGGAAGGATATCATACAGTTTATGCATTGATCAGACCTCCTGGCCATCATGCGGAAAGAAGTGTTTTTGGAGGTTTTTGCTATTTTAACAATGCTTCAATCGCTGCTAATTTCCTGTCAAAATATGGCAAAGTGGCAATTTTAGACATTGATTATCATCATGGCAACGGTCATCAGCAAATATTTTATGATCGTAAGGATGTCCTAACCATTTCCATTCATGGGAATCCTTCCTTTGCATATCCTTATTTTACAGGTTTTGCGGATGAAAAAGGTGAGGGGATTGGTGAAGGATTTAATATAAATCATCCTTTGAAAGAACTATTGTCAGGAGAGGAATACTTACATCATTTGAAAAAAGCGATCAAAGAAATCATTTCATTCATACCTGCATATTTAATTGTCAGCCTTGGTTTTGACCCGGCAAAAGGTGATCCGACTGGCACCTGGTCGCTTACAGCCACCGACTTCAAAAATAATGGAACTGAATTGGGTAAATTACCGTTTCCAATGTTGTTCGCTCAGGAAGGCGGGTATAAAAACCGCTCACTCGGAATTAATGCACGCAATTTTTTTGAAGGATATTTGTCAACAAGAATTAATAATGGAAAATGA
- a CDS encoding KamA family radical SAM protein → MNEISQMDYEPPLVEDLSSIEVILETTTSEDLLFGKTEISPSDFKVTSPEAVKFRETFFPQATEKQWSSWRWQIQNSYTNFKKLSELFDISNIDDFDFLSKSRKLPLRITPYYASLLYGKPKGYALNKAVVPNKLELITSPGEESDPLHEDSMCPVENLIHRYPDRVLMLSTGFCSVYCRYCTRSHMISKDKKHFGVKAWETSIEYIRNNPNVRDVILSGGDPLTLPDRHLEFLLSSLRAIPHLDIIRIGTKVPVVMPQRITTKLVKMLKKFHPLYMSIHFTHPDEITPEVTEACNRIADAGIVMGSQTVLLKDVNDNVDTMKELMHKLLKVRVRPYYIYQCDPIPGSSHFRTPVSKGLEIIKGLRGFTSGYAIPHYVIDAPGGGGKIPILPEYYQGREGDNVVLKNFEGKTFKYYDPIK, encoded by the coding sequence ATGAATGAAATTTCACAGATGGATTACGAACCTCCCCTTGTGGAGGATTTATCTTCAATTGAAGTAATCCTTGAAACCACAACCTCAGAAGATTTATTATTCGGTAAAACCGAAATTTCTCCTTCCGATTTCAAAGTTACCAGCCCCGAAGCAGTAAAATTTCGCGAAACATTCTTCCCTCAAGCAACCGAAAAACAATGGAGCAGTTGGAGATGGCAAATCCAAAACAGTTATACAAATTTCAAAAAGCTTTCTGAATTGTTTGATATCAGCAATATAGATGATTTCGATTTTTTATCAAAATCAAGAAAATTGCCACTAAGGATAACACCATATTATGCAAGCCTTTTATATGGTAAACCAAAGGGTTATGCCTTAAACAAGGCGGTAGTTCCCAATAAGCTCGAACTCATTACTTCACCCGGTGAAGAGAGTGATCCCTTGCACGAGGATTCTATGTGTCCGGTTGAAAACCTGATACATCGTTATCCAGACAGGGTTTTAATGCTATCTACAGGATTTTGTTCTGTTTATTGCCGATATTGTACGCGCTCGCATATGATATCAAAAGATAAGAAGCATTTTGGTGTGAAAGCTTGGGAAACATCAATTGAATATATCCGCAACAATCCAAATGTCAGGGACGTCATTCTTTCAGGAGGTGATCCACTAACATTACCAGATCGGCATCTTGAGTTTCTATTATCATCATTGAGGGCAATACCGCATCTGGATATTATTCGTATCGGTACGAAAGTTCCGGTTGTTATGCCTCAAAGAATTACGACCAAGCTGGTGAAAATGTTGAAGAAATTTCATCCGCTATACATGAGCATTCATTTCACCCATCCTGATGAAATTACCCCTGAAGTTACTGAGGCTTGCAATCGTATTGCTGATGCAGGAATTGTTATGGGGAGCCAGACGGTTCTGCTTAAAGATGTGAACGATAATGTTGACACGATGAAAGAACTCATGCATAAACTCTTAAAAGTCAGGGTGAGGCCTTATTATATTTATCAATGCGATCCTATTCCGGGTTCATCACATTTCAGAACACCGGTTTCAAAAGGTCTTGAAATTATTAAAGGATTACGAGGATTTACAAGTGGTTATGCCATTCCGCATTATGTTATCGATGCTCCCGGCGGAGGTGGTAAAATACCTATCCTTCCCGAATATTATCAGGGCAGGGAAGGAGATAATGTCGTCTTGAAAAATTTTGAAGGAAAGACCTTTAAATACTACGATCCCATAAAATAA
- a CDS encoding TonB-dependent receptor, whose product MTFPTNKIYFLKLFSIIFFAFFANCPIFSQSRDVIVTKDYNNLSWEAFVQKAELELQIKIYYKIAEFPSLTVHISENMLLSSLLADHLNKFGYQIAIDKYNNVFISKESIITTMISDFFKDFNDDQSNLKLVDEVQVKSNFIQTNDEFIAKEITVGSKKQGLNKSKAVVSGYIKDAISKKPISGATIALSDLSFGAVTDDEGHFSFQIDKGKHNMTVSYIGSKKEKIEVNVLSDGSFELFLEDEAILLNEAVISANKYDKVKGTEMGIEKITTKSIKEIPLVMGEKDIIKVALLLPGIQTVGEGSSGFNVRGSPTDQNLFYINNLPIYNTSHLAGFFSSFNSDVIDEFTLYKSNIPVKFGGRLSSIFEITAKQGNKERYTASGGISPITGRVLFEGPIKKNTSSFIIGLRSTYSDWLLKLAKNPDIKESSANFGDAIANFTFNLGNKNQINLFSYYSYDQMDLAKRTNYNYKNIGSSLVWKHIFNNVNSHDLSFVHSIYNFSEESKDIAVASYTHSNKLEHTEIKSSFNINNIKDHKINFGLNSILYQVYRGKYEPLSLESLIDSKDLGKEKGIESALFFSDEWTLSPKLSVSAGLRYNLFAYIGAQDVNVYLDNLPKISANIIDTLHFKNNEIIKSYGGLDYRIAANYMFSNDFSIKLSYNRQHQYIYMLSNSIAISPDYKWKLSDYNTKPIVGDQYAAGLYFNTYWGGHTYDLSIEGYYKNAKNIVEIKDGANLIMNEFSEQSTLQGKMDAYGVEFMLKKNTGKLNGWFNYTYSKTSVKVDSEFPENKINFGYSYPSNYDKPHALNLVASYRIKRRLSVSGNVVYSIGRPITYPTAIYYQNGFKTLHYSKRNEYRIPDYFRVDLSVSIEGNLKKNKLAHGSWTFSVYNLTGRNNAYSVYFRYEEGKINGYKLSIFGSPIVSLTYNFKLGNYAN is encoded by the coding sequence ATGACCTTTCCAACGAATAAAATATATTTTTTAAAGCTGTTTAGTATAATCTTCTTTGCATTTTTTGCAAATTGCCCAATCTTTTCTCAAAGTAGAGACGTAATAGTAACAAAAGACTATAATAATTTGTCTTGGGAAGCTTTTGTTCAAAAAGCAGAACTTGAATTACAGATAAAGATTTACTACAAAATTGCGGAATTTCCTTCATTGACAGTGCACATTTCGGAAAATATGCTGTTGAGTTCACTTTTAGCTGATCATCTCAATAAATTTGGCTATCAAATTGCCATTGATAAATACAATAACGTTTTTATTTCAAAAGAGTCAATTATCACCACTATGATTTCTGATTTTTTCAAAGACTTTAATGATGATCAAAGCAACCTAAAGTTAGTAGATGAAGTGCAAGTAAAATCAAATTTTATCCAAACAAATGATGAATTCATAGCTAAAGAAATAACCGTTGGATCTAAGAAACAAGGTCTTAATAAAAGCAAAGCTGTGGTGAGTGGATATATTAAAGATGCCATTTCAAAAAAACCAATTTCAGGGGCAACTATTGCATTATCAGACTTAAGTTTCGGTGCGGTTACTGATGATGAAGGACATTTTAGTTTCCAGATAGATAAAGGGAAACACAATATGACAGTAAGCTATATAGGCAGCAAAAAAGAAAAAATTGAAGTCAACGTATTATCGGATGGATCATTTGAGCTGTTTCTGGAAGATGAAGCCATTCTTCTAAATGAAGCCGTAATCAGTGCAAATAAATATGATAAGGTCAAAGGTACCGAAATGGGTATTGAAAAAATAACCACAAAAAGCATAAAAGAAATCCCGCTTGTAATGGGTGAAAAGGATATCATAAAGGTTGCTTTATTACTACCTGGAATACAAACAGTTGGAGAAGGCTCATCAGGGTTTAACGTCAGGGGTAGTCCTACGGATCAAAATTTATTTTACATAAATAATTTACCCATCTATAACACCTCCCATTTAGCAGGATTTTTCTCTTCATTTAATTCGGATGTGATTGATGAGTTTACACTTTATAAGAGCAACATCCCTGTTAAATTTGGCGGGCGTTTATCTTCTATTTTTGAAATTACAGCAAAACAAGGTAACAAAGAAAGATATACGGCAAGTGGCGGGATTAGCCCTATAACCGGCAGGGTTTTATTTGAAGGCCCAATTAAAAAGAATACGAGTAGTTTCATTATTGGGTTAAGATCGACTTATTCAGACTGGTTACTTAAATTAGCAAAAAACCCTGACATAAAAGAAAGCTCCGCAAATTTTGGTGATGCAATCGCAAATTTCACATTCAATTTAGGGAATAAGAATCAAATCAATCTATTTTCATATTATAGTTATGATCAAATGGATCTTGCAAAGAGAACGAATTATAATTATAAGAATATTGGCTCCTCGTTGGTTTGGAAACACATATTTAACAATGTTAACAGTCATGATTTAAGTTTTGTACACAGTATTTATAATTTTTCGGAAGAAAGTAAGGATATTGCCGTTGCTTCTTATACCCATTCAAATAAATTAGAACATACGGAGATAAAATCCAGTTTTAACATCAATAATATTAAGGATCATAAAATCAATTTTGGATTAAATAGTATCCTTTATCAGGTTTACAGAGGGAAATACGAACCGTTGAGTTTGGAAAGTTTAATTGATTCGAAGGACCTGGGAAAAGAGAAAGGAATCGAATCTGCCTTATTTTTTAGCGATGAATGGACATTATCTCCTAAATTATCGGTGAGTGCAGGGCTACGTTACAATTTATTTGCATATATAGGAGCCCAGGATGTAAACGTATATCTCGATAATTTACCAAAAATTAGTGCAAACATTATTGACACACTACATTTTAAGAATAATGAAATCATAAAATCCTATGGAGGTTTAGATTATAGAATTGCAGCAAATTACATGTTCAGTAATGATTTTTCAATAAAACTTTCCTATAACCGACAGCATCAATACATCTATATGTTATCAAACAGCATCGCCATATCTCCTGATTATAAGTGGAAACTTTCTGATTATAATACCAAACCTATTGTTGGCGATCAGTATGCCGCAGGATTATATTTTAATACTTATTGGGGAGGCCACACTTACGATCTTTCAATCGAAGGATATTATAAAAATGCTAAAAACATTGTAGAAATTAAAGATGGGGCAAACCTGATCATGAACGAATTTTCGGAGCAATCAACGCTACAAGGCAAAATGGATGCGTATGGAGTCGAATTTATGCTTAAGAAGAACACCGGAAAATTAAATGGTTGGTTTAATTATACTTATTCGAAAACCAGTGTGAAAGTTGACAGTGAATTTCCTGAAAACAAGATCAATTTTGGTTATTCATATCCATCAAACTATGATAAACCACATGCTTTAAATCTGGTTGCCAGTTATCGTATTAAAAGACGATTAAGTGTTTCAGGCAATGTTGTTTATTCTATAGGAAGACCGATTACATACCCAACTGCGATATATTATCAAAATGGATTTAAAACACTACATTATTCCAAACGCAATGAATATCGAATTCCTGATTACTTCAGGGTTGATCTTTCGGTTTCGATAGAAGGCAATTTAAAGAAAAATAAACTTGCTCATGGTTCCTGGACTTTCTCAGTATATAATCTTACCGGACGAAATAATGCATATTCGGTATATTTCAGATATGAAGAAGGTAAAATCAACGGATATAAATTATCCATTTTTGGAAGTCCTATCGTATCATTAACTTATAATTTCAAACTTGGGAATTATGCAAATTAG